The window GAAGTGGATGACGATGCATCTTTGGGAGGCACctccgggggggggaagcagcccACCGGGGGGACGCAGCCCGCCGGGGGGAGTCTAATGGAGGGGTTGGCTAAGTTACTGGGTCAGTCTACTGAGCAGCTGAAGCTGCTAGGTCAGTCAACTGAGCAGCCAATCacatcggaaaaaaaagaccaaacTGCAGTTAGTAGTCTATTCCCCGAGGAGAGTAAAGACTACTCTCTGCTCACTAATAGCAATAACGAAGGAGGAGAGGACCCAACGGAGCTACATTACAGTCCCCTGCTAATGGAAGATatcgtaaaaaatgtaataatcCCAGGAAACATCAGAAAAGCAGAACACTTCCTAAATCTGATGCGGGTAGTTGTAATGTAcctgaaaaaatatgtcaatATTTACGAAATAACATCAGAAGGTccactttcctttttgtataaaTGTGAAAGGGAGACAAAACTTgacacttctttttttaaattctgtTTCGATCGATTGAAGGGTATTTTGAACGCGTTGCAGATAGTTAACGTGGAGGACTACTCGGCATTAAATATagtatgtaatttttgcacCTTGTTGGGGAGTTACTTCCAAGGGTTTATCATCATATGTGAGCCTTATCCAGAAGCCACAGGTATATATGACCCTGTGATTCAGTTTGCATGTCTAGACTCATCCATAGCAATGAAGTCAGTTATTAAGAAATACAGATCGGTTATTCTGACTAGTGGGACAATTACCCCATTGGAGTTATACCCTAAGCTGTTAAATTTCAAGACAGTGTTGACAGCGTCCTTCCCGATGTCGTTCGATAGGAATTGTGTGTGTCCTCTTATCGTTACTAAAAGCTCAGATCTCGTTCCATTATCCTCTCAGTTTTCTCTACGAAGTGATATAACTGTGATTAAGAACTACGGAATGCTACTAGTTGAGATGTGCAAAACGATTCCTGATGGGATTGTAGCTTACTTCCCATCGTATATCTACATGGAGGAGGTCATCTCCTCATGGTATGAACTAGGTATCATCACAAGTATCCTCGATCACAAGTTAGTGTTTATTGAGACAAAGGATATCGTATCTACTACAATCGCTTTGCATAATTTTAAGAGAGCATGTGACTTAGGGAAAGGAGctgtttttctctccatttgtCGTGGTAAGATCGCTGAAGGTATTGACTTTGACAAGCACTATGGTAAGTGTGTGATCCTTTTTGGTATCCCCTACCAGTATACCTTATCTCGGATTCTCAAATCGAGACTGGACTTTCTAAAAGAGACATACAATATCCAGGAGAATGAGTTCCTAACGTTCGATGCGATGAGACAAGCTTCTCAGTGTGTCGGTCGTATCATACGAAATAAGAAGGACTACGGGATTATGATTTTTGCTGATATTCGATATGCACGCAATGATAAAAAGAGCAAGCTGCCTCCCTGGATCATCAAGTGCATGGATATGTCTAACGTAAATCTCACCGTTAGCACAGCTGTCAATATTTCTCGCAAATTTCTGCTCAACATGTCACAGGAGTATAAGGAGACGGGTCAGACCAAGCTCTCGCAGGAGCTCATTTGCAACCAGCCCAAGTGCTGGGCCCTCGTCAAGTCGGTGCTCAACATGGACGACTTTATCTGAGCGGAGCGCGGTGATCTGTGGGCGGAGGGCGTCAGCGGTAGCGGTAAGCGGAATGCCGAACGCGGTGACCGGTGAGCTGCTTGGCGCTGCTCCTTCTCGGCGTGTGCCATGCACCGCCTTACCGTTTTAGCGCGTGGGTGGGCCcctcaccccttttttttgttcatcgaTCTGCCTCTCCTCTTGGGCGATCTCTCCTCTTGGGCGATCTCTCCTCTTGGGCGATCTCTCCTCTTGGGTGATCTCTCCTCTTGGGCGATCTCCCCACTTGACCCACTTCTCCTCTTGACCCACTTCTCCTCTTGACCCACCTCTCCTCTTTCTCCTCTTGACCCGCCTCCCCATCTTTGCCGCTTATCAGAAGAGCCTAGCTGTGCCCCCCGCGGTGGGATGCACTCCTTCCTCATTGTGGGGGATGATTACTCGGCTCAGCTGGGCATACACACAAGAGTTCCCCCTCCACCCCCATGGGTGAGGTGGCTAGCCTCACGAGAGGTACCTCCGTGCCAACACGTAGTGCAGGTGCCGATCCAGCTTCTGATTCGTCAGTGGGATGAAGTAATCGAAGGCATGCAGATATGTTTTATACCTGACGAACGTAGTCCCGTCTGCAACCAGCATTTTTGGGATGAGTACATTCTTGATGTAGGGGTAGAACAAGGGAAGGTCTGTGCAAATGAGCAGGTCGAACTTCTTCGTTACATTTGTTAAAGTACTTAAATCACATGCTTCCTTTCTCTGAATTttagtaaaataattttctagATTTATTTCTCTGTGTTTGTTACCCACTATGATGACCTCCCCGCTGTTGTCTTTTAGGAGTTTCAAAAATCTGTATGCTCTTTTTAAGTAGAGCATGCTGACGTATGGGTCCACCACGTAGTGGTTGTTGATTCTGCTCCCGATCAGGTTGTATTGCATGGTGTGCCggcgggggggaggaacgAGCAAGTGGCCTGGccgggggggggagcttCCGTCCGTTCTGCTTCAGTTCTGCTTCAGTACTGCCTTCCGCTGCGCTGACCCCGTTTGGCGTTCCTTCCGTGTGCAGCTTCTCCTATCTCATGCTGCTCAGCGGGGGAGGAAAGGCCTACCTTCTATTGCACAGTTTTCCTAGGTGGGGTCTCTCTGAAATACTGAACGTGGTAGCAGAGGGGGAACGTATGGCTCAGCTGCCGCTGTAGCTGTAGCTGCAGCTGTAAAAGGGGGCAAGCTCCTCGAAGTGGAGAAGCACCGCTTCGGTTCGGCACTcccaaaagggaaacaaaaaaaaaaaaaacactcatGAAGATGATGAGCAAGTGTTTCATCAGCGCAGCAAAATGTGCAGAGAAAAacgaacggaaaaaaaaaaaaataaaataaaaataaaatacttaTCTCCAGGGGCACTTCTCTGTACATGCCACTTTTCTACTTTTCCCCAGCTGGGTGCACGGCGCGTTAGTTCCGTTTCCGGCTGGTCACTTCCAAGTCCGCGCGGCGGACTCACAGCGTGTGAGCAGAAGCAATTTTGCTTGGGGGGCGAAGTGTTTGCGGCCCACCCCGTCAGCAGTGGTCACGAATGCGACGAATTCGCACCAGCACGTAGCACCACACGCATCGCACGAATTGCACATATCTCACGTATATCACGTATCTCACATATCTCACGTATCTCACATATCTCACGTATCTCACGCATCTCACGCATCTCACCGCCACACCATCACAGTTGCTActcccatttggggaaatttttttttccttgctcCGCTCATCGTAAGAAGAAGCCACACGTGTCGCTCCGAGCAACCGACGAAGGCGTTTCATTCTCTGAGTAGAAGGGGACGTTCAGCGAGGGACTTTTGCGCAGCCATATTAAACCACGTTCGTACCTCCCCCCCTGTATAGTACTTCAAGGGGGAACTCGCATCATATtgaaggagaggaggaacACCCACCACTTCAGTACTTCCTGAGAGAGAAAGCGACACTGCATCAGTCAGCACGCGCATGAACGTGTGTGCTCACTTACTCGCCTCGGCACAGAATGCCAAACGGACTGCCGCGCCTGCGGGCTTTCTTCACCAATTGGGTGAGGAATGGCGCAACGAGCGTAAAGGAGCAATCCGTGCAGGTGAGGCAGATCACCCAAAGCGCAAGGAGCAACGGCAGAGCCAAGGCAACGGCAGCCACAGGAGGGACGATGCTACTAATCTCCCCTATCATGTTCGAAGCAAAGcacaaagaggaagaaaacaaccCCAAAACGGAGTACATATTCATGGCAGGAAAGACGATCGACTTTTTAactcaaaaaattttcgaaaatgaATTCGGCACCTCCATCCTTTACCTATCCTTCTTCGTTGCCTACCTGGCCCTCCTTGCACACGACAATAAGGTTAACCTCCTCGTGCAGAAACTCAAATTTAAGTACGCGAATAATATGTTTACCATTGGCCACCCcaattattcaaaatatttagGTAAGCTCAGGGCACCTAAGAAGGCACCTAGGTAGGCAGCAAAAAGGGCAGCTAAGAAGGCAGCTAATCAGGCAGCTAGGTAGGCACCTAATCAGGGCGCATTGGAGAAGCCAACCGAGCGGTGGAGAAGCCTCGACCTGGTTGTGGTACTACCCTCCTCACTGTTGGTAGAGACCCACTAGAGAGGCATCACCCAAAGATGagtgcactttttttcgtgtgACTACTACACCGTTTCACAtcgtgtaccttttttttgtgcaccgTTCGGAGGAGGGCTGTCCACGGAACCCTACCCCCCTACAGCTCTCCCCAACTTTTTACCATTTCCCATTTGaacgctccttttttttttttacatttttgcctATCCGTGTGATGTAACTGTTCATGTGTAGAGATAGGGTAACCCCTTTCCACGTGAAGGAATCACTTAGGagtagttttttcttttctttttttttattaacaagcTACTCTTGGGAGACAGCCCAACCCCAGCAAAGGGATCGATAAGGTTTTAGTGCACACCTCAGTGTGGGTCTTTTCCCCTTCGGCCTTTGGCAAAGGTGAAGGTATTCTTCACGTTAAACGCGCGAGCGCGAAGATTACCATGGTCAGGTCACGTCGATTGTCGCGTCGATTACCACGTCGATTGCCACGCCGATTATCATTCGGGAGCATTTTCCCAGCGTGGCAATCCCCCCTcgatttgttttcttttcctttgttttttttctcttatccCCAGAGGGGTGTGCACCCATGGTGACAGTGGCGCATCGAAAAGGCAGTTAAGGAATTGGCCTGTGTAGTGACGGTGTTTTCTTCCCACTATGTTGGTCTCGCAAATGGGTTGTTCGTTCCTTTGTTGtgggaagaagcaggaaTTCATTTAGCCCATGCATCGTACCGATCGAGGTGTGCACAACAGGCATCTCCACTTTTGAAGTGGTGAAGGAgtgccgaaaaaaaaaaaaaaaaaaNNNNNNNNNNNNNNNNNNNNNNNNNNNNNNNNNNNNNNNNNNNNNNNNNNNNNNNNNNNNGTACCttgttcttatttttttttttttttttttttcttgcataCAAAGTAGCACACAGGGGAGGCAACCGCTAAAGGAAAATGCCCCCTCTCTGCAAGGAGTAGAAGCGAGCAGGCAGGAGTCACTTCGAAAGGAGGAGTCACTTCGCAGGGAGAAGTCACTTCGAAGGGAGGAGTTACTTCGCAGGGAGGAGTTACTTCGCAGGGAGGAGCCACTTCGAAAGGAGAAGTCACTTCGCAGGGAGGAATCACTTCGCGTGGAAGAGAACGTCGACAAAAAAGCATGCCAAAAGAACAGGTGCCCACTGGAGGTGACACTGAGGGAGAAGTAATTTTACTCATTTTAAAACGCCTGGAATGAATGCTCCTccagaaaaatatgatcaaGCTGGGTAACTTCGCTAGGCAGCTCCTAACACAGGGAGATGGCTTCAAACTGGGGGGCTGGTTCTGTGGCAGTAGAAATGTATGTACCTTGTCGGTAGGGCATCTGTCGAAACACCCATACAAGCCGAAGACGAAGGAGGTCATCCACCCACACATGACACCACCTGAATTCCATGCCCCATCGGACTGCTTTGAAGCCAAGACGAACGAACTGCAGCAGTACCTACCAAGTAATTACTATCGAACTAAGTGGATAGAGTCCCTAAGAGCTGGTGAACACTTGGGAAATGATTATCCATGGAATTTATTACCTCATTGGAAGTActggaggaaaagaaagtataatattatatatgagGAGATTCCCTGGTTTGTGTCTAAGGTGAAGGGTGTTTCGTATTACCAGCGTTTGAATGTGTGGATGGTGCAGTGGGTGGAGGACGGGGTGCATCGTATTCGTCGCTTTCGGTGTGCGTTTGGAGTTCTTCAGGCGAAGCTAGCGGCTGAGCAGTTTAGGAGGAACTTAGAAGAGTCGGGGCGAGTGGACAATCGCAAGTCGGAGCGCCAGCTGCGCATGGATTATATTCAGAAGCGAGACGAGCGCCTGCTGCGGAAGAAGCGGTACTCCAAAATTTCAAAGGGTCAGTTTTAGGGTGGAGTGGTCGCAGGGTGGAGGAGTGGTAGCAGAGTGGAGAAGTGGTCGCAGGGTGGAGAAGTGGTCGCAGGGTGGAGAAGTGGCCGCTGACTGGAGAAGTGGCCGCTGACTGGAGAAGTGGCCGCTGACTGGAGAAGTGGCCGCTGAGTGGAGAAGTGGTCGCTGAGTGGAGAAGTGGCCGCAGGGTGGAGAAGTGGCCGCAGGGTGGAGAAGTGGTCGAAGCGTGGCTGCAACCACTTGGTGCACTTTTTCGTGCCGGATTTACCCCTACACGTGGGGAGCTGCTCACCGGACATCCAATCATTTTAACTACCCACGAGTGATGGATAAAACGCATAGGTGGGCACATCTGGAGAGCCACTTCACCCCCCGCGTGAGGGGTGGAACCCTCcttcttttctcttttttttttctcctttttttctcttttttttctcctgcaCAACTGCAGTGCGCATATTTGATCAAAGTGGGACTGTCTTAAGtaacgtttaaaaaaaagggggaagcgaaaaaaaggaaaaaaaaaaaaaggagcgatAACAAAAGGGTGACAACAAAAGGGCGACAACAAAAGGGCGAAATCGTCCCCATTTTGGTggttaaaaggggaagacgGCCTCTTTGCGACACCCCCCTGCGCGCTGTCAAAGAGTCTCAAAAAACATGCGTTTAATTTCCGGCGTGCAGTACTCAATGGCTAGCTTCAGGCGAACATCCAAAGTGTTATcgcaatttattttcctgttAGGAGTGGTAAGGATTATTCCTCCAAGACAGGAGTTCCCCTCATTATCACTAGACGGAGGGGGAGGCAAGTAGTTGCCACTTTTGTCGATTTCAATTTTAACACTTTTGGTAACATTAAACTGCTTCTTCAATTTGtcgttatatttttgtatggCATCATTGAGGCAGTTCTCCACGATGGACTTATCCACATCCCTACATCGGAC of the Plasmodium cynomolgi strain B DNA, chromosome 7, whole genome shotgun sequence genome contains:
- a CDS encoding DNA excision-repair helicase (putative), with amino-acid sequence MVVFQLDDLEVFFPYDYIYPEQYAYMRYLKKTLDSEGHCVLEMPTGTGKTVAIFSLITSYQYGKNDEGKFIFCTRTHEREKIDEECRKLTATFIREKKYINQKINKLGNAHSDRDRISEFIVKNKQHIDVEDYFDIYNTSNSLEEYNEIGLCGYFENYKKEFQFELIQPGVYTIEDLKILCKGYKNAQNVSVPICPYFCAKKIIEVAKVIVLNYQYVIDPKVSKSLFIGRDVNNRVNLQKNDIIVFDEAHNIDSVCLEALSLKLLGQSTEQPITSEKKDQTAVSSLFPEESKDYSLLTNSNNEGGEDPTELHYSPLLMEDIVKNVIIPGNIRKAEHFLNLMRVVVMYLKKYVNIYEITSEGPLSFLYKCERETKLDTSFFKFCFDRLKGILNALQIVNVEDYSALNIVCNFCTLLGSYFQGFIIICEPYPEATGIYDPVIQFACLDSSIAMKSVIKKYRSVILTSGTITPLELYPKLLNFKTVLTASFPMSFDRNCVCPLIVTKSSDLVPLSSQFSLRSDITVIKNYGMLLVEMCKTIPDGIVAYFPSYIYMEEVISSWYELGIITSILDHKLVFIETKDIVSTTIALHNFKRACDLGKGAVFLSICRGKIAEGIDFDKHYGKCVILFGIPYQYTLSRILKSRLDFLKETYNIQENEFLTFDAMRQASQCVGRIIRNKKDYGIMIFADIRYARNDKKSKLPPWIIKCMDMSNVNLTVSTAVNISRKFLLNMSQEYKET
- a CDS encoding hypothetical protein (putative) encodes the protein MQYNLIGSRINNHYVVDPYVSMLYLKRAYRFLKLLKDNSGEVIIVGNKHREINLENYFTKIQRKEACDLSTLTNVTKKFDLLICTDLPLFYPYIKNVLIPKMLVADGTTFVRYKTYLHAFDYFIPLTNQKLDRHLHYV
- a CDS encoding hypothetical protein (putative); translated protein: MPNGLPRLRAFFTNWVRNGATSVKEQSVQVRQITQSARSNGRAKATAATGGTMLLISPIMFEAKHKEEENNPKTEYIFMAGKTIDFLTQKIFENEFGTSILYLSFFVAYLALLAHDNKVNLLVQKLKFKYANNMFTIGHPNYSKYLGKLRAPKKAPR
- a CDS encoding uncharacterised trophozoite protein (putative), with the translated sequence MIKLGNFARQLLTQGDGFKLGGWFCGSRNVCTLSVGHLSKHPYKPKTKEVIHPHMTPPEFHAPSDCFEAKTNELQQYLPSNYYRTKWIESLRAGEHLGNDYPWNLLPHWKYWRKRKYNIIYEEIPWFVSKVKGVSYYQRLNVWMVQWVEDGVHRIRRFRCAFGVLQAKLAAEQFRRNLEESGRVDNRKSERQLRMDYIQKRDERLLRKKRYSKISK